From a single Cotesia glomerata isolate CgM1 linkage group LG6, MPM_Cglom_v2.3, whole genome shotgun sequence genomic region:
- the LOC123268020 gene encoding uncharacterized protein LOC123268020 encodes MADTLALSMLLKGLFFPSNNPNYPHKVEKRQLWLKAVKKFEADGSPWTPQKRSRICSYHFAGCKKSDHPESPSYIPTVFDCSKKTMQKATSSVNRFQRRIKRSTINSSICNSNIKESKASKARQLLKNLNFQDENLQDENSTPVNQTTCDAETGKVSMEDRLFIFLVKMRTGLTFTALGALFRLHRTTISTIFTDTLVYLAGSCRNFVSWPSKETIRAMMPDVFKDSYKNCRVIIDCTEFHVEQPSKIKHRVQFYSRYKKGFRLKVLVGCTPSGYISFISRCYGGKSTDSQITSTCGFLDLLEPGDLVLADKGFPQIKTVLDEDGKGILMVMPPFLYNKTFTAEQVEETYQVASVRIHIERVMQRIRTYKIVDKFTIDLLPYSDAIVFMCCVLVNLQPPIIKVNETKESKDNLIRLSNSNENKKALALE; translated from the exons ATGGCGGACACGCTTGCGCTGAGCATGCTCTTAAAAGGcctatt TTTTCCCTCAAATAACCCAAACTATCCGCATAAAGTTGAAAAGCGTCAATTGTGGTTGAAAgcagtgaaaaaatttga agcgGACGGATCACCTTGGACTCCACAAAAACGGAGTAGAATTTGTAGTTATCATTTTGCTGGATGTAAAAAGTCAGATCATCCAGAAAGTCCAAGTTACATTCCTACTGTATTTGATTGCTCAAAAAAAACAATGCAAAAAGCTACGTCTTCAGTTAATCg gtTCCAAAGACGTATAAAAAGGAGTACGATAAATTCAAGTATCTgtaattcaaatattaaagAATCAAAAGCATCAAAGGCTCGacagttattaaaaaatttaaatttccaagaTGAAAATCTCCAAGATGAAAATTCTACTCCTGTTAACCAAACAACTTGTGATGCAGAAACCggc AAAGTATCAATGGAAGATcgtcttttcatttttttagtgaaaatgaGAACTGGTTTAACATTCACAGCATTAGGTGCTTTATTCAGACTGCATCGAACTACAATATCAACTATTTTCACCGACACTCTGGTATATTTAGCTGGTTCATGCAGAAATTTTGTTTCGTGGCCATCTAAGGAGACAATTCGTGCAATGATGCCCGACGTTTTCAAGGACTCGTACAAAAATTGCCGTGTAATCATTGATTGTACGGAGTTCCATGTTGAACAGCCATCAAAAATTAAACACCGAGTCCAGTTCTATTCTCGATACAAAAAAGGATTCCGCTTGAAAGTTCTAGTCGGTTGTACTCCGTCTGGATATATATCTTTTATTTCACGCTGTTATGGTGGTAAATCTACGGATTCACAAATAACAAGTACTTGTGGTTTTTTGGACTTGCTCGAACCTGGTGACTTGGTACTCGCTGATAAAGGGTTCCCCCAAATTAAAACTGTCCTTGATGAAGACGGGAAAGGAATATTAATGGTTATGCCACcttttttatacaataaaacATTTACAGCAGAACAGGTAGAAGAAACATATCAAGTTGCAAGTGTGAGAATTCATATTGAAAGAGTTATGCAAAGGATTCGCACGTACAAAATCGTAGATAAATTTACAATCGATTTGCTACCTTATAGTGATGCTATAGTGTTCATGTGCTGCGTTTTAGTTAACTTACAACCACCTATAATTAAAGTCAATGAAACTAAGGAAAGcaaagataatttaatca GACTTTCAAAtagtaatgaaaataaaaaagctttAGCTTTGGAATAA
- the LOC123267764 gene encoding uncharacterized protein LOC123267764 encodes MNKVIDVSNQSAEKMEYEDGDIRNMGIDEGKNDETTTVSSPSITPILDPNSDNGNNDILRSSVTSQIVEISTAETYLQDEITPSATCSQGVQTDIKKFTSKRTQVTLRQVSVMDNFEESLKNNSKKCKFYTSLEYDEIVILHNFVNPDCKSVTDKIGQEKKSNNCIKKLTSIQELILVLIRLRVGTLVEDLAFRFDISTTLVSKTIKSWIQHLYDEFTYNLKPFMFPSKKKLAETLPKTFKSLKNIRVIVDCTEFQCQSPSNFEHQGNLYSSYKARTTYKALIGCTPNGGVCFVSDVYEGSISDREIFIKSNISDFLEPDDLVLADRGFTVHDIVESKRAHLNIPPFLNGRKCLSPQEEMETKRITKQRIYIEHVIGRIKQFRLLQKVLPLSLRSSMSQILFVCACLVNFQPPIIID; translated from the coding sequence ATGAATAAAGTTATAGACGTTTCAAACCAATCTGCAGAAAAAATGGAATATGAAGATGGAGATATCCGTAATATGGGTATTGATGAaggaaaaaatgatgaaacaACAACAGTTTCAAGTCCAAGTATAACTCCAATATTGGATCCAAACTCAGATAATGGAAACAATGATATACTCAGATCAAGTGTTACCAGCCAAATTGTTGAGATTTCAACTGCAGAGACTTATCTACAAGATGAAATTACTCCATCCGCTACATGCAGTCAAGGTGTTCAAACTGATATTAAAAAGTTCACTAGTAAAAGGACTCAAGTTACTTTACGTCAAGTTTCAGTGATGGATAATTTCGAAGAATCTTTAAAAAACAAcagtaaaaaatgtaaattttacacgAGCTTGGAGTATGATGAAATAgttattttacataattttgtaAATCCGGATTGTAAAAGTGTAACAGATAAAATAGGTCAAGAAAAGAAGAGcaataattgtattaaaaaattaacatcaatACAGGAATTAATTTTAGTGCTTATCCGATTACGTGTGGGCACACTAGTTGAAGACTTAGCTTTCAGATTTGATATTTCAACCACTTTAGTTTCTAAAACCATAAAATCTTGGATACAACATTTATATGATGAATTTACATACAATTTGAAGCCATTCATGTTCCCTTCAAAGAAAAAGCTTGCAGAAACTTTaccaaaaacttttaaatccTTGAAAAATATACGAGTTATTGTTGATTGTACAGAATTCCAATGTCAGTCGCCGTCAAACTTCGAACATCAAGGAAATCTATACTCTTCTTATAAAGCTCGAACAACTTATAAAGCACTAATTGGATGTACTCCAAATGGAGGTGTATGTTTTGTATCCGATGTATACGAAGGTAGTATTTCAGAccgtgaaatttttatcaaatcaaaTATTTCAGACTTTTTAGAGCCTGATGATTTAGTGTTGGCTGATAGAGGATTTACCGTTCATGACATTGTTGAATCGAAGCGAGCGCATTTAAATATACCACCATTTTTAAATGGAAGAAAATGTTTATCACCTCAAGAGGAAATGGAAACAAAGCGGATTACCAAACAACGTATATACATAGAACATGTTATTGGAAGAATTAAACAATTTCGACTACTTCAGAAAGTTCTACCTTTAAGTTTACGTTCATCCATGTCCCAAATTCTTTTCGTGTGTGCATGCTTAGTAAATTTCCAGCCACCGATTATTATAGATTAA